One window of the Cryptomeria japonica chromosome 7, Sugi_1.0, whole genome shotgun sequence genome contains the following:
- the LOC131065741 gene encoding uncharacterized protein LOC131065741 produces the protein MQRHRGCPHFYNCAMAVFLALQCYQCNTMQAKQQKKNNKWSCVICNEKQSVKRIFARSSVAKDIRKFVQDFNMSIHLHRTQAMAHSLMNCPQEEEENKIEETSIASGNKWSDYLEGEDQNTIASDNDNDDDDVPIVTALPDPIFGKRKRQVTPVIKTSSLSTSSDHNMPSVYDQCDNYGSAVANKKGAQSSSLPNRDQISSIIGRLNRSGSTTQKQGGSSHGTQDRGKQVSKWSSYMNGEAETQCDSMFSRFGYSENDDSSFQGILQTELLDQVVDEDVHPDFL, from the exons ATGCAGAGACATCGCGGGTGTCCTCATTTTTACAATTGCGCGATGGCGGTCTTTTTGGCTCTGCAATGTTATCAATGTAACACAATGCAG GCAAAGCAGCAGAAGAAGAACAATAAATGGTCATGCGTCATCTGCAACGAAAAACAATCTGTTAAGAGGATATTTGCTCGATCCTCTGTTGCCAAAGACATTCGCAAGTTTGTTCAGGATTTCAACATGTCCATCCACCTGCACCGCACACAAGCTATGGCTCACTCACTCATGAATTGCCCtcaagaagaggaagaaaataaaatagaagaaacATCAATTGCTTCTGGGAATAAATGGTCAGACTACTTAGAAGGTGAAGATCAAAACACAATAGCCTCAgacaatgataatgatgatgatgatgtgccAATCGTTACGGCTCTTCCTGACCCTATCTTTGGAAAACGCAAACGCCAAGTTACGCCTGTCATCAAAACGTCTAGTCTCAGTACTTCTTCTGACCACAACATGCCGTCTGTTTACGACCAGTGTGACAATTATGGCTCTGCTGTGGCAAATAAAAAAGGGGCCCAGAGCTCAAGTCTACCAAATAGGGACCAAATTTCAAGTATAATTGGGCGCCTGAACAGGTCAGGCAGCACTACACAGAAGCAAGGAGGGAGTAGCCATGGAACACAGGATCGTGGGAAGCAAGTGTCCAAATGGTCATCTTATATGAACGGAGAAGCAGAGACTCAGTGTGATTCAATGTTCTCCAGATTTGGGTATAGTGAGAATGATGACTCCAGTTTTCAGGGCATTTTACAGACAGAGTTGCTTGACCAAGTCGTTGATGAAGATGTGCATCCAGACTTTTTATAA
- the LOC131065740 gene encoding uncharacterized protein LOC131065740, whose product MEGEDAKVKVGGLWSGTIQVDLDKWTVSMLRDELGKKSNCSPDSLNVICAGRILKHELADTILRNVGFKCNSKILISKVAADQGKAINDELTTQTRLARIKAAVDAMTKRHTNDSFPVDQFSIELENQHGEKMSAVSETDQRAVMMGLMLHAKGRHFIEKGQYKEALEILSMGEEAFTLCNQKVLEMVDNVPLLQIDTVWCYFMLRDISCLSMAGRRLKEARKGLERCYGANMERARVLQGGFCPELAIFTRLELLEGIVAYHTELFKESHKALKSAQEKYNKLQVSDEALAQLVSMGYTEQQSRRALRMSDQNVQRAVEFAIEEKEKINKRIQEDRLRNKEIREQKSYGRTLMGKAVDMTILSRLASLGYEKALASEALRKNENDMQKALDDLTDPESNSVLQHSVDSRRRKRRKSFKEEDIAEILSMGFERSRVVKALSNSGTKEHAIDFLLRELPNQAGGSSGGSASEGSSVAKEDSQPDDTPGSQDQMQDDMGHPINGTSLEERDEEMEEEIAKSLTGDPLADYDIEVEEEGRAIVEYLTLLASSGHGQ is encoded by the exons ATGGAAGGAGAGGACGCAAAGGTGAAGGTGGGCGGGTTATGGTCAGGAACAATCCAAGTGGATTTGGACAAGTGGACGGTATCTATGCTCAGAGATGAATTGGGCAAGAAATCAAATTGTTCCCCGGACTCTCTCAATGTAATTTGCGCTGGTAGAATTCTCAAGCATGAATTGGCGGACACAATTCTCCGCAACGTTGGTTTCAAGTGCAATTCCAAAATATTAATCAGCAAAGTTGCAGCGGATCAGGGAAAAGCAATCAATGATGAGCTGACCACTCAGACCCGCCTTGCTCGTATCAA AGCTGCAGTAGATGCAATGACAAAGAGACATACCAATGATTCGTTCCCAGTTGATCAATTCAGCATCGAACTTGAGAATCAGCATGGGGAAAAGATGTCGGCTGTTTCTGAGACTGACCAAAG GGCTGTTATGATGGGACTAATGCTTCATGCAAAAGGTCGACATTTTATTGAGAAGGGACAATATAAAGAGGCTCTTGAAATACTTTCCATGGGAGAG GAGGCATTTACCCTTTGTAATCAAAAAGTACTTGAG ATGGTGGACAATGTTCCTTTATTGCAAATAGACACAGTTTGGTGTTATTTCATGCTGCGCGACATATCCTGCTTGTCTATGGCTGGAAGACGTTTAAAAGAAGCTCGCAAAGGGCTTGAACGGTGCTATGGTGCCAACATGGAGAGAGCTAGGGTTTTGCAAGGAGGATTTTGTCCAGAACTTGCCAT ATTTACACGACTCGAGCTTCTAGAAGGGATTGTTGCATACCATACTGAATTATTTAAAGAATCACACAAGGcactgaaatcagctcaagagaaaTATAACAAG CTTCAGGTCTCAGATGAAGCTTTGGCACAGCTGGTGAGCATGGGTTATACAGAGCAACAGTCCAGACGGGCTTTAAGAATGTCTGATCAAAATGTTCAACGTGCTGTAGAGTTTGCcattgaagaaaaagaaaaaattaacaagAGAATACAAGAAGACAGACTAAGAAACAAAGAGATCAG AGAGCAAAAATCTTACGGCAGGACACTAATGGGAAAGGCAGTAGATATGACAATTCTTTCCAGGCTTGCCTCACTTGG GTATGAGAAAGCCCTAGCATCAGAAGCACTTCGAAAGAATGAAAATGACATGCAAAAAGCCTTGGACGACTTAACAGATCCTGAATCAAACTCTGTTTTGCAG CATTCTGTGGACTCCAGGAGACGGAAGAGGAGAAAATCTTTCAAAGAAGAAGATATTGCAGAAATATTATCAATGGGTTTTGAAAGAAGCAGAG TCGTCAAAGCTTTATCAAACTCAGGTACAAAAGAACATGCTATAGATTTCCTTCTCAGAGAGCTCCCAAATCAAGCTGGAGGCTCTAGTGGTGGAAGTGCATCTGAGGGAAGTTCAGTTGCTAAAGAAGATAGCCAGCCAGATGACACTCCAGGTTCTCAAGACCAGATGCAAGATGACATGGGGCATCCGATCAATGGTACATCCCTAGAAGAGcgggatgaagagatggaggaagagATTGCAAAGAGCTTGACTGGAGACCCACTAGCAGATTATGACATTGAAGTTGAAGAAGAGGGTagagccattgtagagtatttaaCATTACTTGCATCATCTGGACATGGACAGTAA